A single window of Modestobacter italicus DNA harbors:
- a CDS encoding FGGY family carbohydrate kinase: MTVVVGVDLGTSGLKLAALDPDGAVVAESEAGYPVDRPQPGWAQTDVAVWRAALDDALAALAGRLAGRPVAALGLSGQMHGAVLVDAAGSALAPAVLWPDRRAAGELDRWRRLAEPDRAALANPLAAGMTGPLLAWLAVHEPRLLARAASVLLPKDALRATLLPGADPAVTDRSDASATLLWDVPADGWSAAATAAAGIDPGLLPAVRPGSAVVGTAELLGGSVPVVVGGADTPLALLAAGTRDGVQVNLGSGAQLIRPGVPAAPAADPVVHCYADAEAGWYAMAALQNAGTAWDWVREVLGMDWAAFAGSLATSPAGAGGVVFSPFLTGERGGVAAPDARGGWTGLSADTTRADLARAAVEGVACAVAAALDLLGPVAGELVVLTGGGAREPAVQRVLADVLDRPVQHVQVRSASAAGAAVLAARGVGLEVVPQRGADAVVEPHGPGAAADLRARWSAAVR; encoded by the coding sequence GTGACCGTCGTCGTCGGGGTCGACCTCGGCACCAGCGGGCTGAAGCTCGCCGCGCTCGACCCGGACGGCGCCGTGGTGGCCGAGAGCGAGGCCGGCTACCCGGTCGACCGGCCGCAGCCGGGGTGGGCGCAGACCGACGTCGCCGTCTGGCGGGCCGCGCTGGACGACGCCCTGGCCGCGCTCGCCGGCCGGCTGGCGGGCCGCCCGGTCGCGGCCCTCGGGCTGTCCGGGCAGATGCACGGCGCGGTGCTCGTCGACGCCGCCGGCAGCGCGCTGGCCCCGGCGGTGCTGTGGCCCGACCGCCGCGCCGCCGGCGAGCTCGACCGCTGGCGCCGGCTCGCCGAGCCGGACCGCGCGGCGCTGGCCAACCCGCTGGCCGCCGGGATGACCGGCCCGCTGCTGGCCTGGCTGGCCGTCCACGAGCCGCGACTGCTGGCCAGGGCAGCGTCCGTGCTGCTGCCGAAGGACGCCCTCCGCGCCACGCTGCTCCCCGGCGCCGACCCGGCGGTGACCGACCGCAGCGACGCCTCGGCCACCCTGCTGTGGGACGTGCCGGCCGACGGCTGGTCGGCGGCCGCGACCGCCGCCGCCGGGATCGACCCCGGCCTCCTCCCGGCGGTGCGGCCGGGCTCCGCCGTGGTGGGGACGGCGGAGCTGCTCGGCGGGTCGGTGCCGGTCGTGGTGGGCGGCGCGGACACCCCGCTGGCGCTGCTCGCGGCCGGCACCCGCGACGGGGTGCAGGTCAACCTCGGGTCCGGGGCCCAGCTGATCCGCCCGGGCGTGCCGGCGGCGCCGGCGGCCGACCCGGTCGTGCACTGCTACGCCGACGCCGAGGCGGGCTGGTACGCGATGGCCGCGCTGCAGAACGCCGGGACGGCCTGGGACTGGGTCCGGGAGGTGCTGGGCATGGACTGGGCGGCCTTCGCCGGCAGCCTGGCGACCTCCCCGGCCGGCGCCGGCGGGGTGGTGTTCTCCCCGTTCCTGACCGGTGAGCGCGGCGGCGTCGCCGCACCCGACGCCCGCGGCGGCTGGACCGGCCTGTCCGCGGACACCACCCGGGCCGACCTGGCCCGGGCCGCGGTGGAGGGGGTCGCCTGCGCGGTCGCGGCCGCGCTGGACCTGCTCGGCCCGGTGGCCGGGGAGCTGGTCGTGCTGACCGGTGGCGGCGCGCGGGAGCCGGCGGTGCAGCGGGTGCTGGCCGACGTGCTGGACCGCCCGGTGCAGCACGTGCAGGTGCGCAGCGCCTCGGCGGCCGGGGCGGCGGTGCTGGCCGCCCGCGGCGTCGGGCTGGAGGTCGTGCCGCAGCGCGGCGCGGACGCCGTGGTGGAGCCGCACGGTCCCGGTGCGGCCGCGGACCTGCGGGCCCGGTGGTCGGCGGCGGTGCGCTGA
- a CDS encoding XdhC family protein codes for MTAAAPRVLVLVYASPVAAAMAGMATQLGYRVALVEPDPGLRNSAAWAEEAVGALSELDGEPDLEAADVVVTDHHRDDLGVHLRDALARPVRWVGIMGNPRHEGPHVAALAALGVGPDDVARVHRPIGLDIGSRTPAEIAVSTLAGLLADRNGRSGGFAHR; via the coding sequence ATGACCGCCGCAGCCCCGCGCGTGCTGGTGCTCGTCTACGCCTCGCCGGTCGCCGCGGCGATGGCCGGGATGGCCACCCAGCTGGGCTACCGGGTGGCGCTCGTCGAGCCCGACCCGGGGCTGCGGAACTCGGCTGCCTGGGCGGAGGAGGCCGTCGGTGCGCTGAGCGAGCTGGACGGCGAGCCCGACCTCGAGGCCGCCGACGTCGTGGTCACCGACCACCACCGGGACGACCTCGGCGTGCACCTGCGGGACGCGCTGGCCCGCCCGGTCCGCTGGGTCGGCATCATGGGCAACCCGCGGCACGAGGGCCCGCACGTGGCCGCGCTCGCCGCGCTCGGGGTCGGCCCGGACGACGTCGCCCGGGTGCACCGGCCGATCGGGCTGGACATCGGCTCCCGGACGCCCGCGGAGATCGCGGTGTCGACGCTCGCCGGGCTCCTCGCCGACCGCAACGGCCGGTCCGGCGGCTTCGCCCACCGGTGA
- a CDS encoding aldo/keto reductase has product MTQTFPTVPRRSLGGLEVSALGLGCMGMSQMYGTADRGESIATVHRALDLGVTFLDTSDVYGAGHNEELVGEAIAGRRDEVQLATKFSLTHNDRGGMDIDGRPENVRARVEDSLRRLGVDVIDLYYQHRVDPRVPIEDTVGAMAELVEQGKVRYLGLSEASAESIRRAVSVHPIAALQSEWSLWTRDLETEVLAVAREHGIGIVPFSPLGRGFLTGAITSPDDFAEDDWRRTHPRFTGEAFTANLRLVEAVRAMAEEKGVTAGQLALAWVLAQGEDVVPIPGTKRRSYLEENVGAAGVQLTPEDLARLGEIAPPGVAEGGRYADAAYAYGNSPERG; this is encoded by the coding sequence ATGACGCAGACGTTCCCGACCGTCCCCCGGCGCAGCCTCGGCGGCCTCGAGGTCTCCGCCCTGGGCCTGGGGTGCATGGGCATGAGCCAGATGTACGGCACCGCCGACCGCGGCGAGTCGATCGCGACCGTCCACCGGGCGCTCGACCTCGGGGTGACCTTCCTGGACACCTCCGACGTCTACGGCGCCGGCCACAACGAGGAGCTCGTCGGCGAGGCCATCGCCGGTCGTCGCGACGAGGTGCAGCTGGCGACCAAGTTCTCGCTCACGCACAACGACCGCGGCGGGATGGACATCGACGGCCGCCCGGAGAACGTGCGGGCGCGGGTCGAGGACAGCCTGCGCCGGCTCGGCGTCGACGTCATCGACCTCTACTACCAGCACCGGGTCGACCCGCGGGTGCCGATCGAGGACACCGTCGGGGCGATGGCCGAGCTGGTCGAGCAGGGCAAGGTGCGGTACCTCGGCCTGTCGGAGGCCAGCGCCGAGTCGATCCGCCGGGCGGTGAGCGTCCACCCGATCGCCGCGCTGCAGAGCGAGTGGTCCCTGTGGACGCGGGACCTGGAGACCGAGGTGCTCGCGGTCGCCCGCGAGCACGGCATCGGCATCGTCCCGTTCAGCCCGCTCGGCCGCGGCTTCCTGACCGGCGCGATCACCAGCCCCGACGACTTCGCCGAGGACGACTGGCGGCGCACCCACCCCCGCTTCACCGGCGAGGCGTTCACCGCCAACCTGCGGCTGGTCGAGGCCGTCCGCGCGATGGCCGAGGAGAAGGGCGTGACCGCCGGGCAGCTGGCGCTGGCCTGGGTGCTCGCGCAGGGGGAGGACGTCGTCCCGATCCCGGGCACCAAGCGGCGCAGCTACCTGGAGGAGAACGTCGGCGCGGCCGGCGTGCAGCTGACGCCGGAGGACCTGGCCCGGCTCGGCGAGATCGCCCCGCCCGGGGTCGCCGAGGGCGGCCGGTACGCCGACGCCGCGTACGCCTACGGCAACAGCCCGGAGCGGGGATGA
- a CDS encoding GAF and ANTAR domain-containing protein — translation MTESLSALHQELARVVLVDRALDEVLTEIVQIARRALPGADASSITLIRDERGYTAAYDGQLAMDADELQYERGYGPCLDAGRSGEVFVIADMRSEERWPDYAARVFELGVRSSLSVPLPFQGATIGALNNYSLGTGAFDEGDLAAGEEVAAFVAIAVANAEAAARATDDVTNMRRAMASRSVIEQGKGILMERYKVTSEQAFTLLTHASQRSNVKLRDVAEELTTTGVLRGS, via the coding sequence ATGACCGAGAGCCTCAGCGCGCTGCACCAGGAGCTGGCCCGTGTCGTCCTGGTCGACCGGGCGCTGGACGAGGTGCTCACCGAGATCGTGCAGATCGCCCGCCGGGCCCTGCCCGGCGCCGACGCCAGCTCGATCACCCTCATCCGCGACGAGCGGGGCTACACCGCCGCCTACGACGGGCAGCTGGCGATGGACGCCGACGAACTGCAGTACGAGCGGGGGTACGGCCCCTGCCTGGACGCCGGCCGCTCCGGCGAGGTCTTCGTCATCGCGGACATGCGCTCCGAGGAGCGCTGGCCCGACTACGCCGCGCGGGTGTTCGAGCTCGGCGTGCGCAGTTCGCTGTCCGTCCCGCTGCCCTTCCAGGGCGCGACCATCGGGGCGCTGAACAACTACTCGCTGGGCACCGGGGCGTTCGACGAGGGCGACCTGGCCGCCGGCGAGGAGGTCGCCGCCTTCGTCGCGATCGCCGTCGCGAACGCCGAGGCCGCCGCCCGGGCCACCGACGACGTCACGAACATGCGCCGGGCGATGGCCTCCCGCTCGGTGATCGAGCAGGGCAAGGGCATCCTCATGGAGCGCTACAAGGTCACCTCGGAGCAGGCGTTCACGCTGCTGACCCACGCCTCGCAGCGCAGCAACGTCAAGCTGCGCGACGTCGCCGAGGAGCTCACCACCACCGGGGTGCTGCGCGGGAGCTGA
- a CDS encoding phosphatase PAP2 family protein: MLTAAGLLAVLTALLVGVVVGSHVDDWDSAVYRWAPAVHWPELGGVLQWWVMLGQRAICLAIAAAWLGLRAWRERDLRPLGVLLVATLLTNIGVGAMKTLVGRLGPLQLGADAGLPGAADVFAPGGTIFPSGHTANAVVTWGVLVLVARGHRRVGAVLAAVVAVTVGLTTVYLGTHWISDVVAGWCAGGLVLLALPAVVPRVERAAARTWAEVAGRRARRYQGRTARARLTAVGSR; this comes from the coding sequence GTGCTGACCGCGGCCGGGCTGCTGGCCGTGCTCACCGCGCTCCTGGTCGGTGTCGTCGTCGGCAGCCACGTCGACGACTGGGACTCCGCGGTCTACCGGTGGGCGCCGGCCGTGCACTGGCCCGAGCTCGGCGGTGTCCTGCAGTGGTGGGTCATGCTGGGGCAGCGGGCGATCTGCCTGGCGATCGCCGCCGCGTGGCTGGGGCTGCGGGCCTGGCGGGAACGGGACCTGCGGCCGCTCGGCGTCCTGCTGGTCGCGACCCTGCTGACCAACATCGGGGTGGGTGCGATGAAGACCCTCGTGGGCCGGCTGGGGCCGTTGCAGCTGGGTGCGGACGCCGGGCTCCCCGGGGCCGCCGACGTCTTCGCGCCGGGCGGGACCATCTTCCCCTCCGGGCACACCGCGAACGCCGTCGTCACGTGGGGCGTCCTGGTCCTCGTCGCCCGGGGGCACCGGCGGGTGGGTGCGGTGCTGGCGGCCGTCGTGGCCGTCACGGTCGGGCTGACCACGGTCTACCTGGGCACCCACTGGATCTCCGACGTGGTGGCCGGCTGGTGCGCCGGTGGGCTGGTGCTGCTCGCGCTGCCCGCGGTCGTGCCCCGGGTGGAGCGGGCGGCGGCCCGGACCTGGGCAGAGGTCGCGGGTCGGCGCGCCCGCCGGTACCAGGGGCGCACCGCCCGTGCCCGGCTCACCGCGGTCGGCAGCAGGTAG
- a CDS encoding cystathionine beta-synthase, with protein sequence MQYAESVVELIGNTPLVRLRSVTDHLGPDAPLVLAKVEYVNPGGSVKDRIALRMVEAAEAAGLLRPGGTIIEPTSGNTGIGLAIVAQTRGYKCVFVCPDKVGQEKINVLKAYGAEVHVCPTAVDPADPRSYYSVSDRLARETVGGWKADQYSNPANPRSHYETTGPEIWSQTDGRVTHFVTGAGTGGTISGVGRYLKEASGGRVQVIGADPEGSVYSGGTGRPYLVEGVGEDFWPDAYDRTVADEIIAVSDGDSFAMTRRLAREEGLLVGGSCGMAVVAALRVAERLTKDDVLVVLLPDGGRGYLNKIFNDEWMADYGFLDAGGGETVGELLDTKSGSTPTLVHTHPNETVRDAIDILREYGVSQLPVVRAEPPVTAGEVVGSVAEKTLLDALFSGRATLADPVERHMSAPLPIIGSGEPVTAAVSALGDADALLVHVDGKPAGVVTRQDVLGHLVGITPTVGS encoded by the coding sequence GTGCAGTACGCCGAGTCCGTCGTCGAGCTGATCGGGAACACCCCGCTGGTGCGACTGCGGTCCGTGACCGACCACCTGGGGCCCGATGCACCGCTGGTGCTGGCCAAGGTCGAGTACGTCAACCCGGGCGGTTCGGTGAAGGACCGGATCGCGCTGCGGATGGTGGAGGCGGCCGAGGCCGCGGGGCTGCTCCGGCCCGGCGGCACGATCATTGAGCCCACCAGCGGGAACACCGGGATCGGGCTGGCGATCGTGGCCCAGACCCGCGGCTACAAGTGCGTCTTCGTCTGCCCGGACAAGGTGGGCCAGGAGAAGATCAACGTGCTCAAGGCCTACGGCGCCGAGGTGCACGTCTGCCCCACCGCCGTCGACCCGGCCGACCCGCGCTCCTACTACTCGGTCTCCGACCGGCTGGCCCGGGAGACCGTCGGCGGCTGGAAGGCCGACCAGTACTCCAACCCGGCCAACCCGCGCTCGCACTACGAGACCACCGGCCCGGAGATCTGGTCGCAGACCGACGGTCGGGTCACACACTTCGTCACCGGTGCGGGCACCGGCGGCACCATCTCCGGCGTCGGCCGCTACCTCAAGGAGGCCAGCGGCGGCCGCGTGCAGGTGATCGGCGCCGACCCGGAGGGCTCGGTGTACTCCGGGGGCACCGGGCGTCCCTACCTGGTGGAGGGGGTCGGCGAGGACTTCTGGCCCGACGCCTACGACCGCACGGTCGCCGACGAGATCATCGCGGTCTCCGACGGCGACTCCTTCGCGATGACCCGGCGGCTGGCCCGCGAGGAGGGGCTGCTGGTCGGCGGCTCCTGCGGGATGGCCGTCGTCGCCGCGCTCCGCGTCGCCGAGCGGCTGACCAAGGACGACGTCCTGGTGGTGCTGCTGCCCGACGGCGGCCGCGGCTACCTCAACAAGATCTTCAACGACGAGTGGATGGCCGACTACGGCTTCCTGGACGCCGGTGGCGGCGAGACCGTCGGGGAACTGCTGGACACCAAGTCCGGGAGCACCCCCACCCTGGTGCACACCCACCCGAACGAGACCGTCCGCGACGCGATCGACATCCTCCGCGAGTACGGCGTCAGCCAACTGCCCGTGGTCCGGGCCGAGCCGCCGGTGACCGCCGGTGAGGTGGTCGGCTCGGTGGCGGAGAAGACGCTGCTGGACGCGCTGTTCTCCGGTCGCGCCACGCTGGCCGACCCGGTGGAGCGGCACATGTCCGCCCCGCTGCCCATCATCGGGTCCGGTGAGCCGGTGACCGCGGCAGTGAGCGCCCTGGGCGACGCCGACGCGCTGCTGGTGCACGTCGACGGCAAGCCGGCCGGCGTCGTGACCCGGCAGGACGTCCTCGGCCACCTCGTCGGCATCACGCCTACGGTCGGGTCATGA
- a CDS encoding cystathionine gamma-synthase — translation MSSRVDAQGFNTRAIHAGQEPDPATGAVIPPLHLTTTYKQDGVGGLRGGYEYSRSANPTRDTLQTALAALEQGTRGFAFASGLAAEDTLLRTVCRPGDSIVLGGDAYGGTYRLISKVLEPWGISHQPVDLNDLDAVRAAVAPETTRVVWCETPSNPLLNISDIAALAEIAHSSGTLLVVDNTFASPYLQQPLTLGADVVVHSTTKYLGGHSDVVGGALVVSDAELGERLAYHQNAMGAVAGPFDSWLVLRSLKTLGVRVERHSANAGRIAEWLLEHPAVGDVLYPGLPQHRNHDIAAKQMSGFGGMLSFRLRGGEEAALRVCERTSLFTLAESLGGVESLIEHPHRMTHASAAGSPLEVPADLVRLSVGIEDVEDLLADLEGALGTH, via the coding sequence ATGAGCTCCCGAGTCGATGCGCAGGGCTTCAACACCCGCGCCATCCACGCCGGCCAGGAACCGGACCCGGCGACCGGTGCGGTCATCCCGCCGCTGCACCTGACGACCACCTACAAGCAGGACGGCGTCGGCGGGCTGCGCGGCGGGTACGAGTACAGCCGCAGCGCCAACCCCACCCGGGACACCCTGCAGACGGCGCTGGCCGCGCTCGAGCAGGGCACCCGCGGGTTCGCCTTCGCCTCCGGGCTGGCGGCCGAGGACACCCTGCTGCGCACCGTCTGCCGACCGGGCGACTCGATCGTGCTCGGCGGCGACGCCTACGGCGGCACCTACCGGCTCATCTCCAAGGTGCTCGAGCCCTGGGGCATCAGCCACCAGCCGGTCGACCTCAACGACCTCGACGCCGTCCGCGCCGCCGTGGCCCCGGAGACCACCCGGGTGGTCTGGTGCGAGACGCCCAGCAACCCGCTGCTCAACATCTCCGACATCGCCGCGCTGGCCGAGATCGCGCACTCCTCGGGCACGCTGCTGGTGGTCGACAACACCTTCGCCAGCCCGTACCTGCAGCAGCCGCTGACGCTGGGCGCCGACGTCGTCGTCCACTCGACGACGAAGTACCTCGGCGGGCACTCCGACGTCGTCGGGGGCGCGCTGGTCGTCTCCGACGCCGAGCTGGGCGAGCGGCTGGCCTACCACCAGAACGCGATGGGCGCGGTCGCCGGCCCGTTCGACTCATGGCTGGTGCTGCGCAGCCTGAAGACGCTCGGCGTCCGGGTGGAGCGGCACAGCGCCAACGCCGGCCGGATCGCCGAGTGGCTGCTGGAGCACCCCGCCGTGGGCGACGTCCTCTACCCGGGCCTCCCCCAGCACCGCAACCACGACATCGCGGCGAAGCAGATGTCCGGCTTCGGCGGGATGCTCTCGTTCCGGCTGCGCGGCGGTGAGGAGGCGGCGCTGCGGGTGTGCGAGCGCACGTCGCTGTTCACGCTGGCCGAGTCCCTCGGCGGCGTCGAGTCGCTGATCGAGCACCCGCACCGGATGACCCACGCCAGCGCCGCCGGGTCGCCGCTCGAGGTGCCCGCCGACCTGGTCCGGCTGTCGGTCGGCATCGAGGACGTCGAGGACCTCCTCGCCGACCTGGAAGGAGCGCTGGGAACTCACTGA
- the map gene encoding type I methionyl aminopeptidase, translating into MIELRTPGELEAMRAAGAVVADMLAAVRAAAAPGVRLTQLDEVARGVLADAGATSPFLGYAPLRTTPPFPGVVCLSVNDVALHGIPTTQELADGDLLSVDAGATLDGWVGDAAITFPVGTPRPADLELVDTTTRALAAGIAAAVPGNRVGDISAAIAAVGRAGGCGINTDQGGHGVGRTMHADPHVPNEGRAGRGVPLRAGLVIAIEPWFLAGGHDDYRVDADGWTLRSADGSRAAHVEHTVAVTDDGPRILTTTR; encoded by the coding sequence GTGATCGAACTGCGCACGCCCGGCGAGCTCGAGGCGATGCGGGCCGCCGGCGCGGTGGTGGCCGACATGCTGGCGGCCGTGCGGGCAGCCGCGGCCCCGGGCGTCCGGCTCACCCAGCTGGACGAGGTGGCCCGGGGCGTCCTGGCCGACGCGGGCGCGACCTCCCCGTTCCTCGGCTACGCCCCGCTCCGCACCACCCCGCCGTTCCCCGGCGTCGTCTGCCTGTCGGTGAACGACGTCGCCCTGCACGGGATCCCGACCACGCAGGAGCTCGCCGACGGCGACCTGCTCAGCGTCGACGCCGGTGCCACGCTCGACGGCTGGGTCGGCGACGCGGCGATCACCTTCCCGGTGGGCACGCCGCGGCCGGCGGACCTGGAGCTGGTCGACACCACCACCCGCGCGCTGGCGGCCGGCATCGCGGCCGCCGTCCCGGGCAACCGGGTCGGTGACATCTCGGCGGCCATCGCGGCGGTGGGCCGGGCCGGTGGCTGCGGCATCAACACCGACCAGGGCGGCCACGGCGTGGGGCGGACGATGCACGCCGACCCGCACGTCCCGAACGAGGGCCGGGCCGGGCGCGGGGTGCCGCTGCGCGCCGGCCTGGTGATCGCCATCGAGCCGTGGTTCCTCGCCGGCGGGCACGACGACTACCGGGTGGACGCCGACGGCTGGACCTTGCGCAGCGCCGACGGCAGCCGCGCCGCCCACGTCGAGCACACCGTCGCCGTCACCGACGACGGCCCCCGCATCCTCACGACAACACGGTGA
- a CDS encoding helix-turn-helix domain-containing protein: MVRPPLTPAERDRGRRLGALLRSARGDRSPGEVATASGVSLEALRKIESGRVPTPAFFTVTALARTLGLPLDELARALDDTGAAVPA, from the coding sequence ATGGTCCGACCACCGCTGACCCCTGCCGAGCGCGACCGGGGTCGCCGGCTGGGTGCACTGCTCCGCTCGGCCCGGGGCGACCGCTCCCCCGGCGAGGTCGCCACCGCGTCCGGCGTGAGCCTCGAGGCGCTGCGCAAGATCGAGTCCGGGCGGGTGCCCACGCCGGCGTTCTTCACCGTCACCGCGCTGGCCCGCACCCTCGGCCTACCCCTGGACGAGCTGGCCCGCGCCCTGGACGACACGGGCGCCGCGGTCCCGGCGTGA
- a CDS encoding glycosyltransferase family 2 protein — protein MREPRVTVVIATRDRRASLLRTLARLGGDVPVVVVDNASTDGTAAAVRSAHPDVEVLELPANTGAVARTHGVRLARTPYVAFADDDSWWEPGALETAADLLDAHPEVAVVVGRVRMAADGREDAVTRKHRRALLGRSPAGPDVLSWPAFAAVVRRDAHLAVGGFSPLLFFGGEEHLLALDLATAGWQQVFTEDVVAWHGPAGPDRPTPTRWALQTRNDVLVDWLRRPLPVALAATGRLTRRAMREPAARRALAGLLRRLPAALRQRRPVPAGVEQRFATAQRPLAQSTS, from the coding sequence GTGCGCGAGCCCCGGGTCACCGTCGTGATCGCCACCCGGGACCGCCGCGCGTCGCTGCTGCGCACGCTGGCGCGCCTGGGCGGCGACGTCCCGGTGGTCGTGGTCGACAACGCCTCCACCGACGGCACCGCCGCCGCTGTCCGGAGCGCGCATCCGGACGTCGAGGTGCTCGAACTGCCCGCCAACACGGGCGCGGTCGCCCGCACGCACGGTGTCCGGCTGGCCCGCACGCCGTACGTGGCCTTCGCCGACGACGACTCCTGGTGGGAGCCGGGCGCGCTGGAGACCGCCGCCGACCTGCTCGACGCCCACCCCGAGGTGGCCGTCGTCGTGGGCCGGGTGCGGATGGCCGCCGACGGCAGGGAGGACGCCGTCACCCGCAAGCACCGCCGGGCGCTGCTCGGCCGCTCTCCCGCCGGGCCGGACGTGCTCAGCTGGCCCGCCTTCGCCGCGGTGGTCCGGCGCGACGCCCACCTGGCCGTCGGGGGCTTCTCCCCGCTGCTGTTCTTCGGCGGCGAGGAGCACCTGCTCGCCCTCGACCTGGCCACGGCCGGCTGGCAGCAGGTGTTCACCGAGGACGTCGTCGCCTGGCACGGCCCGGCCGGCCCGGACCGCCCGACCCCGACCCGGTGGGCGCTGCAGACCCGCAATGACGTCCTGGTCGACTGGCTGCGCCGGCCGCTGCCGGTGGCCCTGGCCGCCACCGGCCGGCTCACCCGCCGGGCGATGCGCGAGCCGGCTGCCCGCCGGGCGTTGGCCGGGCTGCTGCGCCGGCTGCCCGCGGCGCTGCGGCAGCGCCGCCCGGTCCCGGCCGGGGTGGAGCAGCGGTTCGCCACGGCCCAGCGGCCGCTGGCTCAGTCGACCAGCTGA
- a CDS encoding ferredoxin translates to MTRVVVDREVCMGAGVCEMEAPEVFELDADGVLQVHEITDLTAVETAVRACPTGALQLVD, encoded by the coding sequence ATGACCCGGGTCGTGGTGGACCGGGAGGTCTGCATGGGCGCCGGGGTGTGCGAGATGGAGGCGCCGGAGGTCTTCGAGCTCGACGCCGACGGGGTGCTGCAGGTGCACGAGATCACCGATCTGACCGCGGTGGAGACCGCCGTCCGGGCCTGCCCGACGGGGGCGCTTCAGCTGGTCGACTGA
- a CDS encoding cytochrome P450: MSTPTLDAIDLSDREFWGAPPEQRHAVFDLLRRESPFAFFAEPVVPYIPVGPGYHAVTRYADVEAISSQPALFASGSGAVSIADMPPDLNEFYGSLISMDDPRHGKIRRIVAKAFTPRVLEGLVGNVQAVVDDVVARARQRAADGDGTIDVVADLAAPIPLRVICDMMGIPDDDRPMVLHQSNVILSGGDPELVEDEELMVTAFLKAGEVLAGLMTRLAVERRARPTDDLTTALVTTEVDGERLTAQEIASFFILLLVAGNETTRNALSQGVLALSEHPAERDRWAADPGITRTAVEEVVRWTSPITWMRRTATQDVELSGQAFPAGSKFLLFYGAANRDPAVFADPHRFDLTRDPNPHVGFGSRGPHFCLGAHLARREIGVAFQAFARELPDLEVCGEPARLQSSFVNGLKRLPARLTGLR; encoded by the coding sequence GTGTCGACGCCGACGCTGGACGCCATCGACCTGTCCGACCGGGAGTTCTGGGGCGCGCCGCCGGAGCAGCGGCACGCGGTCTTCGACCTGCTGCGGCGGGAGAGCCCGTTCGCCTTCTTCGCCGAGCCCGTCGTCCCCTACATCCCCGTCGGCCCCGGCTACCACGCGGTCACCCGGTACGCCGACGTCGAGGCGATCAGCAGCCAGCCGGCGCTGTTCGCCTCCGGCTCGGGGGCGGTCTCGATCGCCGACATGCCGCCGGACCTCAACGAGTTCTACGGCTCGCTGATCAGCATGGACGACCCGCGGCACGGCAAGATCCGGCGGATCGTGGCGAAGGCGTTCACGCCCCGGGTGCTCGAGGGGCTCGTCGGCAACGTGCAGGCGGTCGTCGACGACGTGGTCGCCCGGGCCCGGCAGCGCGCCGCGGACGGCGACGGCACCATCGACGTCGTGGCCGACCTGGCCGCGCCGATCCCGCTGCGGGTCATCTGCGACATGATGGGCATCCCGGACGACGACCGGCCGATGGTGCTGCACCAGTCGAACGTGATCCTCTCCGGCGGTGACCCCGAGCTCGTCGAGGACGAGGAGCTGATGGTCACCGCGTTCCTCAAGGCGGGGGAGGTGCTCGCCGGGCTGATGACCCGGCTGGCCGTCGAGCGGCGCGCCCGCCCGACCGACGACCTGACCACCGCGCTGGTCACCACCGAGGTCGACGGCGAGCGGCTGACCGCGCAGGAGATCGCCTCGTTCTTCATCCTGCTGCTGGTCGCCGGCAACGAGACCACCCGCAACGCCCTCTCCCAGGGCGTGCTCGCGCTGTCCGAGCACCCCGCCGAGCGGGACCGCTGGGCGGCCGATCCGGGGATCACCCGCACCGCGGTCGAGGAGGTCGTCCGCTGGACCAGCCCGATCACCTGGATGCGGCGCACCGCGACCCAGGACGTCGAGCTGTCCGGGCAGGCGTTCCCCGCGGGCTCGAAGTTCCTGCTGTTCTACGGCGCCGCCAACCGGGACCCTGCCGTCTTCGCCGACCCGCACCGGTTCGACCTGACCCGCGACCCCAACCCGCACGTCGGCTTCGGCTCCCGCGGCCCGCACTTCTGCCTCGGCGCCCACCTGGCCCGCCGGGAGATCGGCGTCGCGTTCCAGGCCTTCGCCCGGGAGCTCCCCGACCTGGAGGTCTGTGGTGAGCCGGCCCGGCTGCAGTCGTCGTTCGTCAACGGGCTGAAGCGGCTGCCGGCCCGGCTGACCGGGCTGCGATGA